From Xiphophorus hellerii strain 12219 chromosome 9, Xiphophorus_hellerii-4.1, whole genome shotgun sequence, a single genomic window includes:
- the tmem59l gene encoding transmembrane protein 59-like: protein MMRVTARAGADRKSSRQTGPEPSPGSSTIPGSSVRVEGRLSAPLSRLPLMLRFGGSMRGWFPALLSVLLSGLAAATSSDLFDNQLGDINYCKKQCQLTIKNKSPAKDSIMNACHRGCRLYSICQFVNGDAGFNTSKEECQGACQEAYIKLLEQEACSTGCASQPSEPEIMRRKLRAMTLRPKPPSVMEAVSSWCNDIVSSAQSFISSTWTFYLQADDGKVVVFQSQPEMEYSMPELQAPRSSVADKPWPQVHSHTQRPHGVKGRGEKGAGKSAIKGKHPIQHADDAATDHDFLGCMSRRSGLPRWILAACLFLSIMVMLWLSCASLVTAPEQHIKTQLSINGDKEFMEHVHKVNPFHLSSMIAVSVKQSEETQEAGPLPVKVDLNKTCI, encoded by the exons ATGATGCGCGTGACGGCACGAGCAGGAGCGGATCGGAAGAGCAGCAGACAGACAGGACCCGAGCCGAGCCCAGGCAGCAGCACCATCCCAGGTAGCTCAGTGCGGGTTGAAGGCCGACTCTCCGCTCCTCTCTCCAGGCTCCCTCTGATGCTCCGGTTCGGCGGCAGCATGCGCGGCTGGTTCCCCGCCCTGCTCTCGGTTCTTCTCTCCGGGCTCGCTGCCGCGACGTCCTCGGATCTGTTTGACAACCAGCTGGGTGACATCAATTACTGCAAAAAGCAATGCCAGCTTaccatcaaaaacaaaagcccCGCTAAA GACTCCATAATGAACGCCTGTCACCGCGGCTGCCGCCTCTATTCCATCTGCCAGTTTGTCAATGGGGACGCCGGCTTTAATACCAGCAAGGAGGAGTGTCAGGGAG CCTGCCAGGAGGCATACATCAAGCTGCTGGAGCAGGAGGCCTGCAGCACCGGCTGTGCCAGCCAACCCTCTGAACCTGAGATCATGAGGAGGAAG CTGAGGGCCATGACCTTGCGCCCGAAGCCCCCCTCTGTGATGGAGGCCGTGTCCAGCTGGTGCAATGACATCGTCAGCTCGGCCCAGAGCTTCATCTCCTCCACCTGGACCTTCTACCTGCAGGCCGACGACGGCAAGGTTGTGGTTTTCCAG AGCCAGCCAGAGATGGAGTACTCCATGCCTGAGCTGCAGGCTCCTCGATCCAGCGTGGCTGACAAACCCTGGCCTCAGGTCCACTCCCACACCCAGAGACCTCATG GCGTTAAGGGGCGAGGAGAAAAGGGAGCAGGCAAGTCAGCGATCAAAGGGAAGCATCCCATCCAGCATGCAGATGACGCTGCAACTGACCACGACTTCCTGGGCTGCATGTCAAG ACGCTCAGGTCTTCCGCGGTGGATTTTAGCTGCTTGTCTCTTCCTGTCCATCATGGTCATGTTGTGGCTGAGCTGCGCCAGCCTCGTCACCGCACCAGAGCAGCACATCAAGACGCAG CTGAGCATCAATGGAGATAAGGAGTTCATGGAACATGTGCACAAGGTCAACCCTTTCCATCTGAGCTCCATGATTGCCGTCAGTGTGAAGCAGTCGGAGGAGACCCAGGAGGCAGGACCACTTCCGGTCAAAGTTGATCTCAACAAAACCTGCATTTAG